A window of the Deinococcus aquiradiocola genome harbors these coding sequences:
- a CDS encoding tetratricopeptide repeat protein: protein MTIPDAAVTASPVPSPPSAALRWTVRLLALLLAVPLVWVCVFTVRDRQAQSLAQLADVQAKSLDLELAEATLTRAARMLPGDAKLQLALAKVDRSLWIFRNTPAWQAQADAAFRRAGTLNPHWPLPAYEHARMYAVKLRYAEALPLLQDALDRDPNNAGFWLERARYLVALGRLPDAASAYATCQRLLPNPECARGVPATGRQP, encoded by the coding sequence GTGACCATCCCCGACGCTGCCGTGACCGCCTCTCCCGTTCCGTCTCCCCCGTCCGCTGCACTGCGCTGGACCGTACGCCTGCTCGCGCTGCTGCTGGCCGTGCCGCTGGTGTGGGTGTGCGTCTTCACCGTCCGTGACCGTCAGGCGCAGTCCCTCGCGCAGCTCGCAGACGTGCAGGCGAAGAGCCTCGACCTCGAACTGGCCGAGGCCACCCTTACGCGCGCCGCGCGAATGCTGCCGGGTGACGCGAAACTGCAGCTCGCCCTCGCGAAGGTGGACCGCAGCCTGTGGATCTTCCGCAACACTCCCGCGTGGCAGGCGCAGGCCGACGCGGCCTTCCGGCGGGCCGGAACCCTCAACCCGCACTGGCCGCTCCCGGCGTACGAGCACGCGAGGATGTACGCCGTGAAACTCCGTTACGCCGAAGCCCTGCCGCTCCTGCAGGACGCGCTCGACCGCGACCCGAACAACGCCGGGTTCTGGCTGGAACGCGCCCGGTACCTCGTCGCGCTGGGACGCCTGCCGGACGCGGCCAGCGCGTACGCCACCTGCCAGCGGCTCCTCCCGAACCCGGAGTGCGCGCGCGGCGTTCCCGCGACCGGCAGGCAGCCGTGA
- a CDS encoding O-antigen ligase family protein: MKVLHRLLDGLALTAALLTIVWAPLYEGSTFGTGMMGLTVLGCVTALLTLASLLVRGSLPVRNPVWLIGALLLLGWVWASTTWAPYPLEAQRWAGVWTAVIGTAVSLHLLCSTPARRGVVTVTMLLTGAAAVVIALLQQRGITVPGAQTISGVPDKYLTGPYFHPSHYSGYLIPVAALASSAVLFVRPRGWLTPLWVLPLAALQVGVQYTNLQTDGSSIPAVMLAGALPLLVWIWRKRWWAGLTLTLALAGGVLYGAYLFVTPAGQQTFNDYKARIGIRSQNFENFLAVRRDIHSFGHAMWDAHPVQGAGVGQFVTEFQQYRKPARPAGQNVQQLFVNYAHSDYFQMLSELGTVGLGLYLLVLSGSVLVRGPGLGNLAWFSALPVLLFTGLYDSHLTAIPGTMLTAFALSALPGRTRPRSLAQVPAAAQRAAQGDALPPRIDLTL, encoded by the coding sequence GTGAAGGTCCTGCACCGCCTCCTCGACGGGCTGGCGCTCACAGCGGCCCTCCTGACCATCGTGTGGGCGCCGCTCTACGAGGGCAGCACCTTCGGGACCGGCATGATGGGCCTCACGGTCCTCGGCTGCGTCACGGCGCTCCTGACGCTGGCGAGCCTGCTCGTGCGCGGCTCGCTCCCGGTCCGGAATCCCGTATGGCTGATCGGGGCCCTGCTCCTGCTCGGCTGGGTCTGGGCGAGCACCACCTGGGCCCCGTACCCGCTCGAAGCGCAGCGCTGGGCGGGCGTGTGGACGGCCGTGATCGGCACGGCCGTCAGCCTGCACCTGCTGTGCAGCACCCCCGCCCGGCGCGGCGTGGTCACCGTCACGATGCTGCTCACCGGCGCGGCCGCCGTCGTGATCGCCCTGCTGCAGCAGCGCGGCATCACCGTGCCCGGCGCGCAGACCATCTCCGGCGTGCCGGACAAGTACCTGACGGGACCGTACTTCCACCCCAGCCACTACAGCGGGTACCTGATTCCCGTCGCGGCCCTCGCGAGCAGCGCCGTCCTCTTCGTCCGCCCGCGCGGCTGGCTCACGCCGCTGTGGGTGCTGCCCCTGGCCGCACTGCAGGTGGGCGTGCAGTACACCAACCTGCAGACGGACGGCAGCAGCATTCCCGCCGTGATGCTCGCGGGTGCCCTGCCGCTGCTCGTGTGGATCTGGCGGAAACGCTGGTGGGCGGGCCTGACCCTCACCCTGGCCCTGGCCGGGGGTGTCCTGTACGGCGCGTACCTGTTCGTGACGCCTGCCGGACAGCAGACCTTCAACGACTACAAGGCCCGCATCGGGATCCGCAGCCAGAACTTCGAGAATTTTCTGGCGGTCCGCCGCGACATTCACAGCTTCGGGCACGCCATGTGGGACGCCCATCCTGTGCAGGGCGCAGGTGTCGGGCAGTTCGTGACGGAATTCCAGCAGTACCGCAAACCCGCCCGGCCGGCCGGTCAGAACGTCCAGCAGCTCTTCGTGAATTACGCGCACAGCGACTACTTCCAGATGCTGTCGGAACTCGGCACGGTCGGCCTGGGCCTGTACCTGCTGGTGCTGTCCGGCAGCGTGCTGGTGCGGGGGCCGGGGCTGGGGAACCTCGCGTGGTTCTCGGCGCTGCCGGTGCTGCTGTTCACCGGCCTGTACGACAGTCACCTGACGGCCATTCCCGGCACGATGCTGACGGCCTTCGCCCTGTCTGCCCTGCCGGGCCGGACACGGCCGCGTTCGCTGGCGCAGGTCCCCGCCGCTGCGCAGCGCGCCGCCCAGGGGGACGCGCTCCCCCCACGCATCGACCTGACGCTCTGA
- the ilvD gene encoding dihydroxy-acid dehydratase, with the protein MPTYRSRTTTEGRNMAGARALWRATGMQEGDFQKPIIAVVNSFTQFVPGHVHLKDLGQLVAREIEAAGGVAKEFNTIAVDDGIAMGHDGMLYSLPSRELIADSVEYMVNAHCADAMVCISNCDKITPGMLMAALRLNIPVVFVSGGPMEAGKVLLKDTLHSLDLVDAMVMAADDAVSDEDLGAVERGACPTCGSCSGMFTANSMNCLTEALGLSLPGNGSVLATHADRQALFRQAGRVIVDLAKRYYEGDEEAVLPRRIATFQAFENAMTLDIAMGGSTNTVLHLLAAAHEAGVAFTMEDIDRLSRRVPVLCKVAPARSDVHMEDVHRAGGIMAILGQLDAAGLLNRDVHSVHAGSLQEALERWDVSRTQDEATHTFYRAAPGGVPTQLAFSQARRYTALDLDREKGVIRSAEHAFSQDGGLAVLYGNLAEDGCIVKTAGVDDSILKFTGTARVFESQDAAVDAILDGSVTAGEVVLIRYEGPRGGPGMQEMLYPTSYLKSRGLGKACALVTDGRFSGGSSGLSIGHVSPEAAEGGTIGLVQTGDTIEIDIPARRIHLAVTDAELAARRERQDALGWRPAEARPRKVTAALRAYASMTTSAAKGAVRHI; encoded by the coding sequence ATGCCGACGTACCGTTCGAGAACGACGACCGAAGGCCGCAACATGGCGGGCGCGCGCGCCCTGTGGCGGGCGACGGGCATGCAGGAGGGGGACTTCCAGAAGCCGATCATCGCGGTGGTGAACTCGTTCACGCAGTTCGTGCCGGGCCACGTGCACCTCAAGGACCTCGGGCAGCTGGTGGCGCGAGAGATCGAAGCGGCAGGCGGCGTGGCGAAGGAGTTCAACACCATCGCCGTGGACGACGGGATCGCGATGGGGCACGACGGGATGCTGTACTCCCTGCCGAGCCGTGAACTGATCGCCGACAGCGTGGAGTACATGGTGAACGCGCACTGCGCGGACGCGATGGTGTGCATCAGCAACTGCGACAAGATCACGCCCGGCATGCTGATGGCGGCGCTGCGCCTGAACATCCCGGTGGTGTTCGTGTCGGGCGGCCCGATGGAGGCCGGGAAGGTGCTGCTGAAGGACACCCTGCACTCGCTGGACCTGGTGGACGCGATGGTGATGGCCGCCGACGACGCCGTGAGCGACGAGGACCTCGGCGCGGTGGAGCGCGGCGCCTGTCCGACCTGCGGGTCGTGCTCGGGCATGTTCACGGCGAACAGCATGAACTGCCTGACCGAGGCGCTCGGCCTGTCGCTGCCGGGGAACGGGTCGGTGCTCGCCACGCACGCGGACCGGCAGGCGCTGTTCAGGCAGGCCGGGCGGGTGATCGTGGACCTCGCGAAACGGTACTACGAGGGCGACGAGGAGGCCGTCCTGCCGCGCCGTATCGCGACCTTCCAGGCCTTCGAGAACGCCATGACGCTCGACATCGCCATGGGCGGCAGCACGAACACGGTGCTGCACCTGCTGGCCGCCGCTCACGAGGCGGGCGTGGCCTTCACGATGGAGGACATCGACCGCCTGTCGCGCCGCGTGCCGGTGCTGTGCAAGGTCGCGCCCGCCAGGAGCGACGTGCACATGGAGGACGTGCACCGCGCGGGCGGCATCATGGCGATCCTCGGGCAGCTGGACGCGGCGGGTCTGCTGAACCGGGACGTGCACAGTGTCCACGCCGGGAGCCTGCAGGAGGCGCTGGAGCGCTGGGACGTGTCCCGCACGCAGGACGAGGCGACGCACACCTTCTACCGGGCCGCGCCGGGCGGCGTGCCCACGCAGCTCGCGTTCTCGCAGGCGCGGCGGTACACGGCGCTGGACCTCGACCGCGAGAAGGGGGTGATCCGCAGCGCAGAGCACGCCTTCTCGCAGGACGGCGGGCTCGCCGTGCTGTACGGCAACCTCGCCGAGGACGGCTGCATCGTCAAGACGGCCGGGGTGGACGACAGCATCCTGAAGTTCACGGGTACGGCCCGCGTCTTCGAGTCTCAGGACGCCGCCGTGGACGCCATCCTGGACGGGAGCGTCACGGCGGGCGAGGTCGTCCTGATCCGCTACGAGGGGCCGCGCGGCGGTCCCGGCATGCAGGAGATGCTGTACCCCACCAGTTACCTGAAGTCCAGGGGGCTCGGGAAGGCCTGCGCGCTCGTCACGGACGGCCGGTTCAGCGGCGGCTCGTCGGGCCTGTCGATCGGGCACGTGTCGCCGGAGGCGGCGGAGGGCGGGACGATCGGCCTCGTGCAGACCGGGGACACCATCGAGATCGACATTCCCGCGCGCCGCATCCATCTCGCGGTGACTGACGCCGAGCTCGCCGCGCGCCGGGAGCGGCAGGACGCGCTCGGCTGGCGACCGGCCGAGGCGCGGCCCCGCAAGGTGACGGCCGCCCTGCGTGCCTACGCCAGCATGACGACCAGCGCGGCGAAGGGAGCGGTACGCCACATCTGA
- a CDS encoding AzlC family ABC transporter permease: MTLPTAAGGAFRRGMRAFVPLIPGVVPFSMVAGIAAVQAGFTPLQSIAFSLIGYAGSAQLIAAQMFTGHSPTPLIVLATLIVNLRFAMYSASLLPIFGGVPLVRRWPLAYALTDQSYALTVGRPGTEGDPVRYYAGASALMWVTWQAGTAAGALLGARIPASWPLEFAVPLSFIALLMPVLRARPQVTAALVSAAAAVAAHGLPFRLNLILGAVCGIAVGAAVQRRAGRRV, encoded by the coding sequence ATGACCCTGCCCACCGCTGCGGGCGGGGCGTTCCGGCGCGGGATGCGCGCCTTCGTGCCGCTCATTCCGGGCGTGGTGCCGTTCAGCATGGTGGCGGGCATCGCGGCCGTGCAGGCCGGGTTCACGCCGCTGCAGTCCATCGCCTTCTCGCTGATCGGGTACGCGGGGTCGGCGCAGCTGATCGCCGCGCAGATGTTCACGGGGCACTCGCCGACCCCGCTGATCGTCCTGGCGACCCTGATCGTGAACCTGCGGTTCGCGATGTATTCCGCGTCGCTCCTGCCGATCTTCGGTGGGGTGCCGCTCGTGCGGCGCTGGCCGCTCGCGTACGCCCTGACGGACCAGTCGTACGCGCTCACGGTCGGCCGTCCCGGCACGGAGGGCGACCCGGTCCGGTATTACGCCGGGGCGTCCGCGCTGATGTGGGTGACGTGGCAGGCCGGGACGGCGGCAGGGGCGCTGCTGGGCGCCCGCATTCCGGCAAGCTGGCCGCTGGAGTTCGCGGTGCCGCTGTCGTTCATCGCGCTGCTCATGCCGGTCCTGCGTGCCCGGCCGCAGGTGACGGCGGCCCTGGTGTCGGCTGCGGCCGCGGTGGCCGCGCACGGCCTGCCGTTCCGGCTGAACCTGATCCTGGGTGCCGTGTGCGGCATCGCCGTGGGCGCCGCCGTGCAGCGCCGGGCCGGGAGGCGGGTGTGA
- a CDS encoding AzlD domain-containing protein gives MTVWLLIVGVGVVSLALRASSLVLLRDRRLPEGLTALLGLVPAAVLAALIVPDLLFTPGTQTFAPLGPRLLAGVVAAAVAWRTRNVLWTLVAGLGLLVILNALGWH, from the coding sequence GTGACGGTCTGGCTGCTGATCGTGGGGGTGGGGGTCGTGAGTCTGGCGCTGCGGGCGTCGTCGCTGGTGCTGCTGCGTGACCGCCGCCTGCCGGAAGGTCTGACGGCGCTGCTGGGCCTGGTCCCGGCGGCCGTGCTGGCGGCACTGATCGTGCCGGACCTGCTCTTCACGCCCGGCACGCAGACGTTCGCACCCCTCGGTCCGAGGCTGCTCGCGGGCGTGGTCGCGGCAGCCGTGGCGTGGCGCACCCGGAACGTGCTGTGGACGCTGGTCGCGGGCCTCGGTCTGCTGGTGATCCTGAACGCCCTCGGCTGGCACTGA
- a CDS encoding putative bifunctional diguanylate cyclase/phosphodiesterase, producing the protein MSRHDVAEAAFDVSAALIVVLDRAGRIMRFNAACERLTGHREADVTGQLLWPLVLDEAEAARAETVYAGMAPGSPIGTYQNYWMTPQGERRYIDWQTTHLLGGDGEIELLVATGVDVTGERLARLALQESEERFRALFDHSGDGVVLIDPHDSSMPWRIVECNVAFADMNGFRRSDLVGQSIDVLHEDDLMAREGPALLEWIRTQGHTAKGEGTHRRRDGRVFPIESTSRLLVLGGRELVLGIDRDITERKRTETQLLALNERLAHDARHDALTGLPNRVLLTDRLRQELARAQRHRTQLAVMFVDLDDFKRVNDTLGHAAGDELLRQVAARVQSTLRPSDTVARVGGDEFVLVVPDLGSAHHAARVALRVQEAVTAPLRVAGLDVTVGCSVGISVAPQDGTGVEDLLRQADLAMYEAKGAGKNAFRFFAAAMDSAAQERLQLELRLRAAIEAETLTLQYQPQVDVCSGQVVGLEALARWVDAERGSVPPDEFIPLAEDTGLIVPLGAWVLDEACRQAALWRLTVPVAVNVSPVQLNREDFPDVVATTLALHSLPPQLLKLELTERLTIRDPVLAARQLGRLRELGVRLSLDDFGAGQSSFASLMRLPLHELKLDRSMLANVTDDPASWQVIEALMALARSLQLPIVVEGVETPAQLSALRSLGCHIAQGYLTGRPQSPDVVARLMTLEGLEVNSDTGRP; encoded by the coding sequence TTGTCGCGGCACGACGTCGCCGAGGCGGCCTTCGACGTCTCTGCGGCCCTGATCGTGGTCCTTGACCGCGCTGGACGCATCATGCGGTTCAACGCGGCCTGCGAACGGCTGACCGGGCACCGCGAGGCGGACGTGACCGGGCAGCTGCTGTGGCCGCTGGTGCTCGACGAGGCTGAGGCGGCCCGCGCGGAAACCGTGTACGCCGGCATGGCGCCGGGTTCCCCGATCGGCACGTACCAGAACTACTGGATGACGCCGCAGGGGGAGCGGCGGTACATCGACTGGCAGACCACGCACCTGCTCGGCGGGGACGGCGAGATCGAACTGCTGGTCGCGACGGGCGTCGACGTGACGGGAGAACGCCTCGCCCGGCTGGCACTGCAGGAGAGCGAGGAGCGCTTCCGGGCGCTGTTCGACCACTCCGGGGACGGCGTGGTACTGATCGATCCACACGACAGCAGCATGCCGTGGCGCATCGTGGAGTGCAATGTGGCTTTCGCGGACATGAACGGCTTTCGGCGCAGCGACCTCGTCGGGCAGTCCATCGACGTGCTGCACGAGGACGACCTGATGGCCCGCGAGGGACCCGCGCTGCTGGAATGGATCCGCACCCAGGGCCACACGGCCAAAGGGGAAGGCACGCACCGGCGCAGGGACGGCAGGGTCTTCCCGATAGAGAGCACCTCGCGGCTCCTCGTGCTGGGCGGCCGTGAACTCGTGCTCGGCATCGACCGGGACATCACGGAACGCAAGAGAACGGAAACGCAGTTGCTCGCCCTCAACGAGCGCCTCGCGCACGACGCGCGGCACGACGCGTTGACGGGCCTGCCGAACCGGGTGCTGCTCACGGACCGCCTCCGGCAGGAACTGGCACGGGCGCAGCGGCACAGGACACAGCTCGCGGTGATGTTCGTCGATCTGGACGACTTCAAACGCGTGAACGACACGCTCGGACATGCGGCGGGAGATGAGCTGCTGCGGCAGGTGGCGGCGCGCGTGCAGAGTACGTTGCGGCCCAGCGACACGGTGGCGCGCGTGGGCGGGGACGAGTTCGTGCTGGTGGTGCCGGACCTGGGGAGCGCGCACCATGCCGCGCGCGTCGCGCTCCGGGTGCAGGAGGCCGTGACCGCGCCGTTGCGCGTGGCAGGCCTGGACGTGACGGTCGGGTGCAGTGTCGGCATCAGTGTCGCACCGCAGGACGGCACGGGAGTCGAAGACCTGCTGCGGCAGGCAGACCTCGCCATGTACGAGGCGAAGGGGGCCGGCAAGAACGCGTTCCGGTTCTTCGCGGCGGCGATGGACTCGGCGGCGCAGGAGCGTCTGCAGCTCGAATTGCGGCTGCGGGCCGCCATCGAAGCTGAAACCCTGACGCTGCAGTACCAGCCGCAGGTCGACGTGTGCAGCGGGCAGGTGGTTGGCCTGGAAGCCCTGGCCCGCTGGGTGGACGCCGAGCGGGGCAGCGTGCCGCCGGACGAGTTCATTCCGCTGGCCGAGGACACAGGGCTGATCGTGCCGCTCGGCGCGTGGGTGCTGGATGAAGCGTGCCGTCAGGCGGCCTTGTGGCGACTCACGGTGCCGGTGGCCGTCAACGTCTCGCCGGTGCAGCTGAACCGTGAGGATTTCCCGGACGTGGTGGCGACCACGCTCGCACTGCACAGCCTGCCGCCGCAGTTGCTGAAACTCGAACTGACGGAACGGCTCACGATCCGCGATCCGGTACTGGCCGCCCGTCAGCTCGGCCGCCTGCGTGAACTGGGCGTGCGGCTGTCGCTGGACGACTTCGGGGCGGGCCAGTCGTCGTTCGCGTCGCTGATGCGGCTCCCGCTGCACGAACTGAAGCTTGACCGGTCGATGCTCGCGAACGTCACGGACGACCCCGCCTCCTGGCAGGTGATCGAGGCCCTGATGGCCCTGGCGCGCAGCCTGCAGCTGCCGATCGTGGTCGAGGGCGTGGAGACCCCGGCGCAGCTGAGTGCCCTGCGGTCCCTGGGGTGCCACATCGCGCAGGGGTACCTGACGGGCCGCCCACAGTCACCGGACGTGGTGGCCCGTCTCATGACGCTGGAGGGACTGGAGGTGAACAGCGATACAGGGCGTCCCTGA
- a CDS encoding dihydrofolate reductase family protein — MRRVIVTEFLTLDGVMEDSTAWQQGYDGPDIGPFKREELFSCGALLLGRVTYDGFARYWPSATGTGTFGERMNALPKYVATTTLTALEWNATPLTGDVAGAVQALKREDGGDLLTYGSATLAQTLLRHGLVDELRLLVYPLALGSGKRLFADGDRVPLRLLSSREMGGGVMLLTYGPDGARGPANT; from the coding sequence ATGCGCAGAGTGATCGTGACGGAATTCCTGACCCTGGACGGCGTGATGGAGGACTCCACCGCGTGGCAGCAGGGATATGACGGGCCGGACATCGGGCCGTTCAAGCGAGAGGAACTCTTCAGCTGTGGCGCGCTGCTGCTGGGGCGCGTGACGTACGACGGCTTCGCCCGTTACTGGCCCTCGGCGACCGGCACGGGGACGTTCGGGGAGCGGATGAACGCCCTCCCGAAGTACGTCGCGACCACCACCCTGACGGCCCTGGAATGGAATGCCACACCGCTGACGGGCGACGTAGCGGGGGCCGTCCAGGCCCTGAAACGGGAGGACGGCGGCGACCTGCTCACGTACGGAAGCGCCACCCTCGCTCAGACGCTCCTGCGGCACGGCCTGGTCGACGAACTGCGCCTGCTGGTGTACCCGCTGGCCCTCGGGAGCGGAAAACGGCTCTTCGCGGATGGGGACCGGGTGCCGCTGCGTCTCCTCTCCTCGCGGGAGATGGGCGGGGGCGTGATGCTGCTCACGTACGGGCCGGACGGTGCGCGCGGACCGGCGAATACCTGA
- a CDS encoding winged helix-turn-helix transcriptional regulator has protein sequence MNEPHTQDHPRSGCPVSLGLDIFGDRWTLLIIRDLMFSGKRHYREMLASDEHISTNILADRLKLLLAEGIITKAADPGHQQKVIYSLTEKGVALLPVLMAISEWSHQYRPVGEPYRQADGPPPFAAAATWSQEMEQVRRVHLTLDQP, from the coding sequence GTGAACGAACCCCACACACAGGACCACCCCAGATCCGGCTGCCCCGTCAGTCTCGGACTCGACATCTTCGGGGACCGCTGGACACTCCTGATCATCCGCGACCTCATGTTCAGCGGCAAACGCCACTACCGCGAGATGCTCGCCTCCGACGAACACATCTCCACCAACATCCTGGCCGACCGACTCAAACTCCTGCTGGCCGAAGGCATCATCACGAAGGCCGCAGACCCCGGACACCAGCAGAAAGTCATCTACAGCCTGACCGAGAAAGGCGTCGCCCTGCTGCCCGTCCTGATGGCGATCAGCGAATGGAGCCACCAGTACCGCCCGGTCGGCGAACCCTACCGGCAGGCAGACGGACCGCCGCCATTCGCCGCTGCAGCGACCTGGTCACAGGAAATGGAACAGGTGCGGCGCGTCCACCTCACCCTGGACCAGCCGTGA
- a CDS encoding SDR family NAD(P)-dependent oxidoreductase, producing the protein MSNLQTNAELLDTLPTDSRLTGINAIVTGSSSGIGEAIARVLAASGAHVVVSGRDARRSRQVVDAITRTGGLAVAVAADLTGTTGDLRAFARQATAALGGRVDLLVNNAGVYPVTATEALGDPDLDAILNVNIRAPHVLVAEIAPGMAERGQGHIVNIGSWMGRVGTSSGAMYTASKAAIEQLTRNWAAEYGPRGVRVNTVAPGATLTPGNAAFGAALDAMTAGTVSGRPVRPVDIAYAVRFLVSPEAAFVHGSILDVDGGMNSARLRF; encoded by the coding sequence ATGTCCAACCTGCAGACCAACGCCGAACTCCTCGACACCCTCCCCACCGACAGCCGTCTGACCGGGATCAACGCCATCGTCACCGGCTCCAGCAGCGGCATCGGCGAGGCCATCGCCCGGGTGCTCGCCGCATCCGGCGCCCACGTGGTCGTCAGCGGCCGCGACGCCCGCCGCTCCCGACAGGTGGTGGACGCCATCACCCGGACGGGCGGTCTGGCCGTGGCCGTGGCGGCCGACCTGACCGGCACCACCGGCGACCTCCGGGCCTTCGCACGTCAGGCCACCGCTGCCCTCGGCGGCCGGGTGGACCTCCTCGTCAACAACGCGGGCGTCTACCCCGTGACCGCCACCGAAGCACTCGGCGACCCTGACCTGGACGCGATCCTGAACGTCAACATCCGCGCGCCGCACGTGCTCGTGGCCGAGATCGCGCCGGGGATGGCCGAACGGGGCCAGGGGCACATCGTGAACATCGGCTCCTGGATGGGCCGCGTCGGAACGTCCAGCGGCGCGATGTACACCGCGTCGAAAGCCGCCATCGAGCAGCTGACCCGCAACTGGGCCGCCGAGTACGGCCCGCGCGGCGTGCGCGTCAACACCGTGGCCCCCGGGGCGACCCTCACGCCGGGCAACGCGGCCTTCGGTGCCGCCCTGGACGCCATGACGGCCGGGACGGTTTCCGGTCGTCCCGTCCGCCCGGTGGACATCGCCTACGCCGTGCGGTTCCTGGTCTCGCCGGAGGCCGCCTTCGTCCACGGCAGCATCCTCGACGTCGACGGCGGCATGAACAGCGCCAGGCTCCGGTTCTGA
- a CDS encoding aldo/keto reductase, which translates to MKLTDHRTLGRSGLIVSPLALGTMTFGAAGWGATDEVSRQILGAYLDAGGNVIDTADVYSGGRSEELVGQFIAEHGVRDRVVLSTKFGFSAQRGNPHAGGNGRKHIHAALEGSLKRLQTEYVDLYWLHVYDMVTPVEEVLQTLGDLVRSGRIRYFGLSDMPAWYATKMAALAQADRVPGPVAVQLEYSLVARQLEAEHRPSARDGGQGLMPWSPLAGGFLTGKYSRDDLTRPQGRLSGSNPFQGPFTKFTERNWQILDTLRTVAVEVGHSPARVALAWTLAQPGVSSTLVGARTLPQLQDSLAALDVHLTPSQLETLDRVSSPGPDFFSAGLRQAVFGGVSVEGWTDA; encoded by the coding sequence GTGAAGCTCACCGATCACCGCACGCTGGGCCGCTCCGGCCTGATCGTCAGCCCGCTGGCCCTCGGCACCATGACCTTCGGCGCGGCAGGATGGGGCGCCACCGACGAGGTCTCCAGACAGATCCTCGGCGCCTACCTGGACGCGGGCGGCAACGTCATCGACACCGCCGACGTGTACTCGGGCGGCCGCAGCGAGGAACTCGTCGGTCAGTTCATCGCCGAGCATGGTGTGCGCGACCGGGTGGTGCTGTCCACCAAGTTCGGCTTCAGCGCCCAGCGTGGCAATCCCCATGCGGGCGGCAACGGACGCAAACACATCCACGCGGCCCTGGAGGGCTCCCTGAAGCGCCTCCAGACGGAGTACGTCGACCTCTACTGGCTGCACGTCTACGACATGGTCACGCCCGTCGAGGAGGTCCTGCAGACCCTGGGAGACCTGGTCCGTTCCGGACGGATCCGCTACTTCGGCCTGTCCGACATGCCCGCATGGTACGCCACCAAGATGGCCGCACTGGCCCAGGCCGACCGGGTGCCCGGCCCCGTCGCCGTGCAGCTGGAGTACTCGCTGGTGGCCCGTCAGCTGGAAGCCGAGCACCGCCCCAGCGCCCGGGACGGCGGCCAGGGCCTGATGCCGTGGAGTCCGCTGGCAGGCGGCTTCCTGACCGGGAAATACAGCCGGGACGATCTCACCCGCCCGCAGGGCCGGCTGAGCGGCAGCAACCCCTTCCAGGGACCGTTCACCAAGTTCACCGAACGCAACTGGCAGATCCTGGACACCCTGCGCACGGTCGCGGTGGAGGTCGGGCACTCCCCCGCCCGGGTGGCCCTGGCCTGGACGCTGGCGCAGCCGGGCGTCTCCTCCACCCTCGTCGGCGCGCGGACCCTGCCGCAGCTGCAGGACAGCCTCGCGGCCCTGGACGTCCACCTGACCCCCTCACAGCTTGAGACGCTGGACCGGGTCAGCTCGCCGGGACCGGACTTCTTCTCGGCGGGATTACGGCAGGCGGTGTTCGGGGGCGTGTCCGTCGAGGGCTGGACCGACGCCTGA